CCGCACTGCTACTCTCGAGTTCCGCAGTTGGCTTGACGGTACCGACAATAAAGGAGCTGGGGATGCTAAAGACCGATTACGGTCAGACGATATTGATATCGGCATTCATTGCGGATTTCGCAACGGTATTGCTCATCACGGCATACACATTGTATCTAAAGAAAGGGTTAACAATGGAGATGTTCTTGATTGCTCTTGTGTTCATCATCTTCTTCGCGGTGTATCAACTTGGTAAACTCGCGATATGGCATTATCCAGAGCGGCTATCAGCGTGGTTCAAGTCAGATCAGCCATCAGAGATAGGAGTGAGGGCTTCCTTTGCTCTGTTACTTGTTTTCGTTGCATTATCGGAGATAGCGAATGTGGAAGCGGTACTGGGAGCTTTTTTAGCTGGCGTTATGCTCTCCCTCCTCTTTCGCGGAGGTACGATACTGGAGCAGAAACTCTATGGCATCGGTTATGGATTCCTCATTCCGATATTCTTTATAAATGTGGGTATGCAGTTTGATATAGGGGCATTGACGAAGGGCGGGATTTATCTCCTCCCAATGCTCCTTATTGTTGCATTAACGGTGAAGATAGTGCCATCTTTCCTGCTCATTATATGGTATTCATTGCGGGAGAGCATAGCAGCGGGCATTTTGCTATCCTCACGGCTGAGTTTGATAATAGCGATGGCTGCTATTGGGTTGCAACTGCACCTGATAGACAAGGCGATGGAATCGGCAAT
This genomic stretch from Methanophagales archaeon harbors:
- a CDS encoding cation:proton antiporter, coding for MIISPYILLLAIAGFAFVIPILSGKIGVPAVVGEIICGILLGSLGLSVEGEGLIIMEFLASFGLIFLMFLVGMEIDFSIAETQGPKSFIIGFFVFLTTIAISAYLMSRLGYFGTQYHYRIFAALLLSSSAVGLTVPTIKELGMLKTDYGQTILISAFIADFATVLLITAYTLYLKKGLTMEMFLIALVFIIFFAVYQLGKLAIWHYPERLSAWFKSDQPSEIGVRASFALLLVFVALSEIANVEAVLGAFLAGVMLSLLFRGGTILEQKLYGIGYGFLIPIFFINVGMQFDIGALTKGGIYLLPMLLIVALTVKIVPSFLLIIWYSLRESIAAGILLSSRLSLIIAMAAIGLQLHLIDKAMESAIILLALITSIICPTVFRRMHWH